The segment GGGTCAAATCTCGGTAGTCGAAGATAAGGATCAGAGAATTCTAGAGCTTTTAACCAGGGATGTCTGTGCTGGTGGCGCCTTTTTTTATACAGATCAGCCTCTTCCTGTCGGCACAGAGGTCAAGATTGACCTGGTTCTTTTGATAGAGAGGCTGAAAAAGCTGTCAGGCAGCAAGGCCCTGCTAAAGATATCGGGGAAAGTCATCCGGCACGAGGGAAATGGGATGGCGGTCTGCTTTGAAGAAGACTACGATATTTCGCCTTTGCCGAAGAAAAAAAATGAGGCCGGGCTTTAAATTCGTAACACCGAAGATAACCGGGGGAGT is part of the Deltaproteobacteria bacterium genome and harbors:
- a CDS encoding PilZ domain-containing protein, translating into MERFLLELPGQISVVEDKDQRILELLTRDVCAGGAFFYTDQPLPVGTEVKIDLVLLIERLKKLSGSKALLKISGKVIRHEGNGMAVCFEEDYDISPLPKKKNEAGL